The Phycodurus eques isolate BA_2022a chromosome 5, UOR_Pequ_1.1, whole genome shotgun sequence DNA segment tttcaaatgtagagagtaaaagtaaatagtgGTCCGAAAAATAAAGACTCacgtaaagtacagatatctgaaaggtctacttaagtacagtacaagtaTTTGTAATTGGTTACTTCCCAGCACTGGTTTTAAAAGAGTAAACAGATGTGAAAAGTGCCCAGGTATAAAATCTAAAAATGTCCATAAGCCGCCGTTGTCACTCGGCCTTCTTCCTCGCCGCCATCATGCGGCTCAACACCTCGGTGTAGAGCAGCGTGCCAACGAACACCACGGCCGTGCCCGCCCAGTGCCACGCCGTGAAGGGGTTTTGGAAGTACACGATGGAGAAGATGAGGCTGAGGAACTTCCTCAGGGTCACCACCAGGGTGACGGTGAGCGAGGCGCACTCGGTGGTCAGGATGAACACGCCCCGGATGCACACGTACCTGACGGGCGGCGGTGAAAGGCGACAACTAGCAAAACGTGGGATTCCGCACATGCGGGGACGGTggcaggtggaaaaaaaaggataCTGCGTGATGACGTTGGCGAGCAGGTACAGCCACATAATTGGAACGTTCAGTTGAATGACAGGAACGAGCGCCGGAGCTGCAGAGGGAAAATATGCGTTTAGTGCACAAACAAAAGCAGCTTCAGCAGATAAAAAGTCACCTTACACTTTTTCACAGGTCAAATTTCAGCAATAGCCATCATTCCTGCAGGCCAGAGAGAATATACGTATGCCTGTCAGTATTGGCGAACGCTCTGTTTGTTTGCGTTGCTGCTCTGTGCAGttcataaaaatgtttacaagagcatctatgctaatttctgttagcctgtctaCGGCGGTTTGCATTATATgccagcattaagctagcagactttcaatAGACAAAATGGTTGAACATTTGGGTGTTTAACGATAGAAATTTGAATTCTAGTTTGTTGTACTATGCTCTCTCTGTATGTGTTGGTGCTCTGCGTTTTAAAACCGTGTTTTTGAAGGTTTAGAAATACCTTAACattatgctaatttccattagcccatATACGgcatttgacatgatagtgaATATGAGCATTAAGATTGTGGATTTTCATAACAAAATGGTTTCTTTGAATACGTTGGGGTTTTGACATATGTTTAATTCTCGTGTCTTGTGTGTCAGGTTTCTGTCTTCAACAAGGAATGACAAAGACAGCTCGAAGCAAGCACGCCTCGCCTCTTATATGGAAAACTGGGCCAGCGTGagtctttcttttctttgttaaaCAATAGTCTCCCATTTACTGCGGCGATAAAGTGAGAACAGGCGCTCAGGAATACTTTAAATGTGTTGAAAGTGCTATTGCTTTTATGGCTTCTGCAACAATGATCATGGAGTCTGTTGCCTTATTTTATACAACAAGAAAACTCAGAACTGTAACAAGAGAGTGACATAATTGGAACAACATACCGGACAATTTCAAAAGCAACATGTATTTTACAGCACTCATTGATCTACATTCAAATTTCGAAATCCCCAAATGACCCTGTTGTTAGCCCTTTCTTGTTTTACACCAATTACTTTTTCTAAATCCtcattgtttgtatttgttgctaCATTTCGAATGGGGGTTGCCGTAAAGTGGCCGACTCACTGCTGTGACTGAAGTGGACGCAGTGGCTGTAGATGTCCGAGGAGAGGAGCAGGAAGGCCGGCAGAGGCAGGAAGTGCTGCGAGGGACACGGAGACAAGAGGCGGCCAATCAGACGAACCCGAGGACCATTGTCACCCGTGTGTGCATAAGAAACACTTAACTTTGTACAAAGTACTCACGTTATAAAAAAGAGCCTCTTTGGAgtgttttccgtaccgcttgtaGAGAGTCTCCTGGAAAATTCCCATCCGTGCCGACATGAGCAGGGCAAAGGTCAACATGGCGATTCCTGAATGGACAATgaatgtttaggctttgtttttatcatatttgtataaatatatGATTATACATGCATCTAACTTTTGTCCgtaagacaccagccataaagaaaacaacattttagcaaaacAATCCTGTCATCAAATCGTAGTCATGTACGTTAGCGTAGCATActcaggaagtcagctatcctgTTTTCCAgctttggtcatgtgacattaGGCATACAGCAGATTGATCgtttgttattttcctcttctgcttttttgctttgtgtcgcAAGCCAAACTTGAGCCTAGAGACCAAGTCCTGCTGCGAAGTCAGATGCCACAAGAGGGCAGCAAAGCTATACTTCTCTCGTAGACAGTGCAATAACCTAAGTGAAGTTCCTCCATTCACTTCAACATGAACCACAGgatgccaaaagatggcgccaaagcaatataaactatttttttcccttcttgaAATTGAAATAGAATTTTTTCTGATAATATTGCtactttagtttaaaaaaatgacagcctTCCTAATAGTATTCTGATGTACTTCTGGTaatattatttgtttcttttaagaACAAAAATCTTCCTTATATTGCAACttaatttgattaaaattacaactttcctCCTCATATTCAGATTTTGTTCTTGTGATATTGCAACTTTTTCTGTGTCAAAAGTGTTTTCtcccatgattattttttttctctcataatATTGCAGCTGTATTCTCATACAAtcactactttttaaaattacttaTTTCCTCATAATATTCTGATGCATTTCTAGTAAaaagggaccaaaaaaaatcctcataATATATCAACTTTTTTCCTCTTAATATTCTGATTTCCTTCTTcgaatattacaacttttttgtcgaaaaaatgtttttttttccctctcccacgtttattttcccttttgaaATTACATCCCCCCCCCatcataatattgcaactttattctcatcatTTTCAGATATTTCATGGAATATTGTAACgtgatgattaaaaacatttcaaccttTTCCTCTTCATAATGACATGTATTGCTTCAGGTGTTTGTTTGATATTAGACAGGTTTTTGGCCCGAGTTAGGCGCTCGCAGGCAAACTCACCGACAAGCCAGCGCACGAAGGCGTAAAAGCCGTCCTCCTCCGAGCCCTCGTTGGCCACATTCTGCACAAAGTCGAGACGACAAGAAACGctttttgaaagaaagaagaggaaaaaaaaaaaaaaaaaaaaaaaaaaaaaaagaaatgtttctcTTGAAACCGTTTTGAATAGATTTGCATCGCGCTGCGAGCGTTTGGCGACATCGCAGCTGACACTCTGCTGCGCGAATGGAGCGAGTGACTCACGACTTGCTTGGCCGACATGACGGTGCAGATGAAGATGCCGGCGGAAACTAAAGCGATGGACAAATATTTGCTGGCCGAATACCTGCGGAAAGACGAGCGAGGTGACAGCTTTTAGACTCGGAGAGATGGGAGGGAGAAAGCGCGATGGATGATGATACCTTTTCTTCAGGATGACGATACCCATGATCATGTTGGCGATGAGAGACCCCTGCAACAAGACCACAAGGACACTTACAGGGGACATTATGGATGACAAACTGACTctctttattgttttcataCGGAGTGCTACCTTCCTAATTCATAGCGTTAAAATGCCGTGCATCAAGGTTTAGTGACGGTGAAAACATCGTGGTAGAAAGAAGTTCTTGCTGGTTTCTTACCGATCTGAAGATCATGTGTAGCGGCATGGCGATGTTGAAGTTGAGGGCGTAGTTGTTGATCACGCTGACCGTGAAGAACATGGTCACCATGATCGCGTAGTTGCTGGCGGGGGGGGAGCAGGCAAGGCGACCGCGTCACGCCAATTCGTAAGCCAGCCACGCGTTTGGGTTGCTCACCTGACGGGGATGGCGGGCTTCTTGGTGCCCAAGCGCGTTTCGAAGACGAATCCCTCCAACGCGATGAACGCAAACTGCGCAAATGTGACGATGTTGCCGCAGCCTGGGAACTCTCTGAGGAACACAAACGAGGAACGATCCAAACTGATTGGAGAGCAACGGAAACTTCGTCCCGAGATCGCAGAACATCGTACTGCCTTCCCAAAACTATTtgccattgaaattaatggcaaTGCCATTCATTTCTTCTTGCcccaataattattattatgtttttcatatttctatAGGTATTTCTGTATTGCGGATTTTCACTTATCGCGGGGGGTCTGGTCCGCGATGGAGGGGGGTTGACTGTATTTACACTTCTGATGCTGCTACCGGGTTCAACTTCATCCGTTCTACAGCTGCAAATAACCACTTTTCATGGCAGATTacgctattatttttttccatcaattgATTACGATTCCGTTACCGGTTTGTTCTGTAATACGTCAGAAAATATGCAAAGATCAATATTTCCAAATTGTTTTACTTTGATTAAACACGACAGATCATTTGTTTGCTTACAcaaaggactacagaaatcggaACATTTCAAGTTGAGAGAcagaaatcagaggatttggactattttaagttaaaaaacgGCTCTAAACCATTCagcgattatcaaaatagttgttggtTAATTTGAGGATCGATTCCGATCGATCGGTTGTTTGATGTCAAGTCAGTCTTTAGATATGCCGCCACTCCAgtgaagtggggggaaaaaattaatggTGCGCTTAAAGGAGTGTAAGGCCAcctttattgaacgggacaaacagtcaaagagctgctgtaggccacaactcacacccagacgctcacacgcagacgaACCCGCCAACCTGAATCCAACCAATGACGTCACTCAAGAGGCCACGCCCCTCACTGGCACACACCCAACACAATATCACAGCATGTGCAGTAATTACAATTTATAGTAtcagtttaattatttacaaccgctctaattgtgtttttatatgaTACATATCctttttataatataatatttttcgCCTCTTATAAAATCGCATAGAAATGGAGGCATTTGTGAGGACAGGAACCGATTAAACACGCAAgacgaggtaccactgtatatatagaATTTTAACGCTTAACTACTGTGTTGCACTGCACGGTTCAAAGTGAAGAAGGTCCATGTTTCGCCCGTGCGTCACCAACCTTACAAGCAGCTCCAGAGACACCACATTGCTACAACATCCGACAAACACCAGAAGGACGGCAAAAACGGTGCCCATGGCGGCTCACACTTGTGTGTGGGCAAATTCACGGTTTAAAAGCGAAGCGTTGATAGAAGCATGCTGCTATCTGACGCCGCTCGAGCAGCCGCCTGCGAACGCGATCAAACACGTCATGAGAAGAGATACGCGTTTCCGGGTTCCCAAAGGCTCATGGGAGTTTTAGTTAATGATTGAAGAACACGAAAAATTAGCATAATGTGACATTTTCGCCCTTATTTTCTGGTCatttagatttagtttttttttttaaaaaaaatcagtctaaATATGGGTGACAGCCCTTTAAGAAATAGCTAGAAGTAGGCTCAACTGCAAAATTATTCTACGCATGCGCATTAAGTTAAGGCGAGGTACTCACTCTGCATGTGCAGTTTCTTTAGCAAGCACGCTACCAAACGTTGTAATTAACCTGATCGACTATTTGAATAAATCGTACTGACTCTACGGTTGCACAACGTAGCGTTAAACAGTTTAATAAAACAATGGATGGTGAATGAGCTGACATCAGTGTGGGAGTGCGAACATTCGCTGTAATAGACGATCTTTGCGAGCGAGGACGTGGCGTACGTAGTTGGCTAGCTCACACTAGCTAGCGTCTCTCCTGAGGAATCAACAGTTTAATCCGGAACATCAACGCCAAATCGCCGCCGGCTTCAATCCGCCCGGCGGCGGCCAACATGATCTCACTCACGGACTCGCAAAGTAAGAGCTGTGTCTTTCGCgctattttgtgtttgtatttgggCGTAAAAGCCGGTCTAGCTATTTGTACAGGGGGATAGCTGACTCAAACGCTATTGGCTGGGAGCATCGTGACGTCACTGCAAAGTAGGACGTAAAAGATGCTACAGTCCTACGTTATTAATGttacacatttgaaaataaatctcaatattatatatttagtcATTCTTTTTAAGTAATGCGTATGTGATGTTTTAATTATTGTGGGCCATCTGTTAGTGTGCAATTTGTTTTTGCACCCCGATATTTAATCTACAACAGTGAACCGCCGTTTATCACGTTGCAGACCAAACCGCAATAAGTGTAAATCTGAGATCAAGAGACCAAAAGTCGAGCTTTTGATATGGTTGTAACCCCCAGCACACTTTAAACGCAttcaaacttattaaaacatgcTTTTCAAATTATTCCTAGCCCATGTTCTCACTTTCTCACCGCTCAAAAAGGAGGCAcggcgtgcttgcttcaagctgttattTGGCACGCcaagtttactgtaaataaataatgaccCATAAATCAAAGGAGAATTAAACAgtgtaaatgttcaaacaaaccatATGAAATTGTGAGTCTGCTAGCTTTTTGCTGACCTAAACCGGCATAGATGCGTATGTGCATGTACGGATGTGTCGATACGGTTCATATTTTTGTCGTGCGCCATTTTCTTCCAGAAATCGGAATGGGGCTGACGGGGTTTGGTGTGTTTTTCCTCGTCTTCGGGATGATGCTCTTTTTTGACAAAGCTCTCTTGGCTATCGGAAACGTGAGTCGATCTCAAAGTGATGCGAGTCACACAACTGTGGTCCTCATCTTCGACTTTTACGTCCTTTCAGATTCTGTTCCTCTCGGGTTTGTCCTTTGTCATCGGCCTGGAGCGAACGTTCCGATTCTTCTTCCAGAGACACAAAGCCAAAGCCACCGGCTTTTTCCTGGGAGGAGTGTTTGTGGTTCTGATTGGCTGGCCCATCATCGGCGTCCTTCTGGAGATCTACGGCTTCTTCCTCTTATTTAGGTCAATTTTTAAAGGCATGCTCGTTTTAATCTGTCGCAGTGTCCATTCTCCTCAATTTTACCCTGTCTGGTTCTCACAGAGGATTCTTCCCGGTGGCGGTGGGCTTCATCAGACGAATCCCGGTGCTCGGCTCGTTGCTCAGTTTACCGGGCATCAGGACGGCAAGTATCCCGAGCCACACAAAGCAAAACGTAGTTGGTCGTAGGGCTGCAACTCACGCTCGTTTTAATAATCGAAgcatctgttattttttttttcc contains these protein-coding regions:
- the slc35b4 gene encoding UDP-xylose and UDP-N-acetylglucosamine transporter codes for the protein MGTVFAVLLVFVGCCSNVVSLELLVREFPGCGNIVTFAQFAFIALEGFVFETRLGTKKPAIPVSNYAIMVTMFFTVSVINNYALNFNIAMPLHMIFRSGSLIANMIMGIVILKKRYSASKYLSIALVSAGIFICTVMSAKQVNVANEGSEEDGFYAFVRWLVGIAMLTFALLMSARMGIFQETLYKRYGKHSKEALFYNHFLPLPAFLLLSSDIYSHCVHFSHSTPALVPVIQLNVPIMWLYLLANVITQYVCIRGVFILTTECASLTVTLVVTLRKFLSLIFSIVYFQNPFTAWHWAGTAVVFVGTLLYTEVLSRMMAARKKAE
- the LOC133402974 gene encoding vesicle transport protein GOT1B-like; translation: MISLTDSQKIGMGLTGFGVFFLVFGMMLFFDKALLAIGNILFLSGLSFVIGLERTFRFFFQRHKAKATGFFLGGVFVVLIGWPIIGVLLEIYGFFLLFRGFFPVAVGFIRRIPVLGSLLSLPGIRTLVDKIGESNNMSCD